A single window of Anas acuta chromosome 31, bAnaAcu1.1, whole genome shotgun sequence DNA harbors:
- the LOC137846180 gene encoding uncharacterized protein translates to MAECDPLESLQKEASCSICLDYFSDPVSINCGHSFCRDCITRCSGKSDRRFACPQCRGIAQKRKFRPNRELRNLAEIAKKLISRVGDAARAGGVCPKHQEPLKLFCQEDQTAICVVCDRSQAHRAHTVAPIEEAAQECKEHIQSKLKSLKDERERLQGLKVMGEKRSQKHLQQARAERWKIMSVFKQLHQFQDEQERLLLMWLEDTEKEIVQTQSENDRRISAEISHLGNLIRELEGMNPQPENKSLQDARSALTRCDTRAFQHLSEKFPRVEKSLKDLSQKNIILKEALRKFKESLPVELDVQWANVTLDPDTANPHLVLSEDRRSVRWDETPQNLPDNPQRFDTYCSVLGHEGFTAGRHYWEVQLGNRGFWAVGVARDSAWRKGWISLDPSQGIWAVGICGDRFQAFTSFETVQPLNGRPRTIRVSLDYDKGQVAFFDADNETLAFAFTPTSFNGEKILPFFWVWESKIQLAPDIKNNLSSSPGGRAMASQSPSESLQGEASCSICLGYFQEPVSIPCGHNFCRECITRCWEGLEANFSCPQCRQTASHKSFRPSRELAKIAEIAQQLSLQAGRGAAGHEGWCQQHQEALKLFCKEDQQPICMVCDRSQAHRLHTVLPAEEAAQEYKEEIQARLELLKEEREKYLESRKSRARKNLHLEKTKNEGKKIVCEFEQLHQFLKDQERLLLTQLADLDRAITRVQEEAVVKVSEEMAHLDTLIWEMEGKFQQPASKFLLDVRRLLKSCEVMKFNPPVEISPHLERRLEDFLQKNVLVRCTLRKCQDSLMFKLQEPTNVTLDPATAHPNLHLSEDQKQVRGQLVPQDLPDNPERFDFEPCVLGCQGFTSGRHFWEVEVGQGGVWAIGVARETAKRKGPMSLTPKEGIWALEAYHSLTSPRANVRLNQLPRKIRVSLDYEGGRVAFFSSDDDAPILVYSRAAFNGERVLPWFKMGMGARLQEITQNSSSEEQSMTGQLMSPLDWVGFRSPLRICP, encoded by the exons ATGGCCGAGTGCGACCCGCTGGAGAGCTTGCAGAAAGAAGCATCCTGCTCCATCTGCCTGGATTATTTCAGCGACCCCGTCTCCATCAACTGCGGGCACAGCTTCTGCCGCGACTGCATCACGCGATGCTCGGGCAAATCGGACCGGAGGTTCGCCTGCCCTCAGTGCCGTGGGATAGcccaaaagagaaaatttcGGCCAAACCGGGAGCTGAGGAACCTGGCGGAGATCGCCAAGAAGCTGATCTCGAGGGTCGGCGACGCGGCGCGAGCGGGCGGCGTGTGCCCGAAGCACCAGGAGCCGCTCAAGCTCTTCTGCCAGGAGGACCAGACGGCCATCTGCGTGGTCTGCGACCGGTCCCAGGCTCATCGTGCTCACACCGTGGCCCCCATCGAAGAAGCCGCCCAGGAGTGCAAA GAACATATCCAAAGCAAACTGAAGAGCCTCAAGGATGAAAGAGAGAGACTCCAAGGATTAAAAGTGATGGGGGAGAAGAGAAGCCAGAAGCATTTG CAGCAGGCGAGAGCCGAGAGGTGGAAAATCATGTCGGTGTTCAAGCAGCTGCACCAGTTCCAGGACGAGCAGGAGCGGCTCCTCCTGATGTGGCTGGAGGACACCGAGAAGGAGATAGTGCAGACCCAGAGTGAGAACGACAGGAGGATCTCTGCCGAGATCTCCCACCTGGGCAACCTCATCCGGGAGCTGGAAGGGATGAACCCCCAGCCGGAAAATAAATCCCTGCAG GATGCCAGGAGTGCCTTGACCAG GTGTGACACAAGGGCTTTCCAGCATCTGTCGGAGAAGTTTCCCCGAGTGGAAAAAAGCCTCAAGGATTTATCTCAGAAAAACATCATTCTGAAGGAAGCCCTGAGGAAATTCAAAG AGAGTCTCCCAGTTGAACTGGATGTGCAATGGG CAAACGTGACTCTGGATCCAGACACAGCAAACCCCCACCTTGTCCTCTCCGAGGACCGGAGGAGCGTGAGATGGGACGAAACACCCCAGAATTTGCCCGACAACCCGCAGAGATTTGACACCTACTGCTCGGTGCTGGGCCACGAAGGCTTCACGGCGGGGAGGCACTACTGGGAAGTGCAGTTGGGGAATAGGGGATTTtgggctgtgggggtggccaGAGACTCAGCTTGGAGAAAGGGTTGGATCAGCCTTGACCCTTCCCAGGGGATTTGGGCTGTTGGCATCTGTGGGGACAGGTTTCAAGCCTTCACCTCCTTCGAAACAGTTCAGCCTCTAAATGGGAGGCCAAGGACTATCCGGGTCTCTCTGGATTACGACAAGGGACAAGTGGCTTTCTTCGACGCCGATAACGAGACCTTGGCTTTTGCTTTTACACCAACTTCTTTCAACGGAGAGAAAATCCTGCCTTTCTTCTGGGTTTGGGAGTCCAAGATCCAGCTGGCTCCC gACATTAAAAACAACTTGAGCAG CTCTCCCGGAGGCAGAGCCATGGCTTCGCAGAGCCCCTCGGAGAGCTTGCAAGGCGAAGCCTCCTGCTCCATCTGCCTGGGCTATTTCCAGGAGCCCGTCTCCATCCCCTGCGGCCACAACTTCTGCCGGGAATGCATCACCCgctgctgggaagggctggagGCCAACTTCTCCTGCCCCCAGTGCAGGCAGACGGCTTCGCACAAAAGTTTCCgtcccagcagggagctggccaAGATCGCCGAAATCGCCCAGCAGCTGAGCTTGCaagcaggcagaggagcagcgGGGCACGAGGgttggtgccagcagcaccaggaggctCTGAAGCTCTTCTGCAAGGAGGACCAGCAGCCCATCTGCATGGTGTGCGACCGGTCCCAAGCTCACCGCCTCCACACCGTGCTCCCCGCCGAAGAAGCTGCCCAGGAGTACAAG GAAGAAATCCAAGCTCGCCTCGAGCTtttaaaggaagagagagaaaaatacctggaaagcagaaaatccAGAGCAAGGAAAAACTTGCACTTG GAGAAAACCAAAAACGAAGGGAAGAAGATAGTGTGTGAATTCGAGCAGTTGCACCAATTTTTGAAAGACCAAGAGCGCCTCCTCCTGACCCAGTTGGCAGATCTGGACCGGGCCATCACCAGGGTGCAGGAGGAAGCGGTGGTGAAGGTCTCGGAGGAGATGGCCCACCTCGACACCCTGATCTGGGAGATGGAGGGGAAATTCCAGCAGCCGGCAAGCAAATTCTTGCTG GATGTCAGAAGACTCTTGAAAAG CTGTGAGGTGATGAAGTTCAACCCTCCGGTGGAGATTTCTCCCCATCTGGAAAGAAGACTTGAGgactttcttcagaaaaatgtccTCGTGAGATGCACGCTGAGGAAATGCCAAG ATAGCCTGATGTTTAAATTGCAAGAGCCAA CCAACGTGACCCTAGACCCAGCCACGGCTCACCCCAACCTCCATCTCTCCGAGGACCAAAAACAAGTCAGGGGCCAACTGGTGCCCCAGGACCTCCCAGACAACCCAGAGAGATTCGACTTTGAGCCTTGTGTGCTGGGCTGCCAGGGTTTCACCTCGGGGAGGCATTTTTGGGAGGTGGAGGTGGGACAGGGGGGCGTCTGGGCTATAGGGGTGGCCCGAGAGACCGCGAAGAGGAAGGGACCCATGAGCCTCACCCCCAAGGAGGGCATTTGGGCGCTGGAGGCTTATCACTCCCTGACATCCCCCCGTGCTAACGTGCGCCTGAACCAGCTTCCCAGGAAGATACGGGTCTCCTTGGACTACGAAGGGGGTCGGGTGGCATTTTTCAGCTCGGATGATGATGCTCCTATCTTGGTCTATAGCAGGGCTGCGTTCAACGGAGAGAGGGTCCTTCCTTGGTTCAAGATGGGGATGGGGGCCCGCTTGCAAGAAATCACCCAAAATTCATCCTCAGAGGAGCAGTCCATGACCGGGCAGCTGATGTCCCCTCTGGATTGGGTTGGGTTCAGGTCTCCCCTCCGGATTTGTCCTTGA